CGACCTGGACCGCACCGCGCTGGTCATCACCCAGACGGGCGGCGGATGCCGCGCATCCAACTATGTCCACCTGCTGCGCAAGGCCCTGCGGAAAGCCGGAATGGAGAACATCCCGGTGGTTTCGCTGAACCTTTCCGGGCTGGAGCACAACCCCGGCTTTCAGGTGACGCTTCCGATGCTGCGCAAGATCATCGCGGGCCTTGTCTACGGCGACACGCTGATGCTGCTGAACAACCAGGTGAAGCCCTATGAAAACCATAAAGGGGAAAGCGAGCTTCTGGTAAAGAAATGGATCTCCGGCCTCTCCGCCCAATTCAACGGCGGGCGCGGGTATTCGCTGAAACAGCAGAAAAAGAATCTGGACGACATCGTTTCGGACTTCGCCCGGATCCCGGTCACGCGCGTCCCGAAAATCCGGGTGGGCATCGTCGGGGAGATTTTCGTCAAATACGCGCCGCTCGGAAACAACAATCTGGAGGACTTTCTCGCCTCGCAGGATTGCGAAGTCAACGTTCCCGGGATTCTGAGCTTTGCGCTGTTCAAGTTTGACAACCGGCTGGACGACATCCGCCTTTACGGCGGAAACCCCGCGAAATTCGCCGTCGTGAAAATGCTGATGGACTATCTGCTGCAAATGCAGCAGATTCTGATCGCCGCCGTGAAAAAGCAGCCGTGCTTTCAAGCGCCCGTGCCCTACGCCCACACCAGGGAGCTGGTGAAAAACGTGATCGGCTACGGCGCCAAAATGGGCGAGGGCTGGCTTTTGACCGCGGAAATGCTGGAGCTTGTGGAAAGCGGATTTGAAAACATCGTCTGCGCGCAGCCCTTCGGCTGCCTGCCGAACCACATCTGCGGCAAGGGCATGATCCGCCGGATCAAGGAGGAGGACGAACGCGCCAACATCGTCCCGATCGACTACGACCCGAGCGCCACCCGCGTGAACCAGGAAAACCGCATCAAGCTGATGCTGGCGGTCGCCCGGGAGAATCTGGACAAGAAACTGAAAGAAGAGCTGAAAAAAGGCGCGTAAAATGACCCTTTTCCGGCCGTTATCGATCAGCACCGCCGCGCGGTTATGCGGCGGTGTCGATTTTTTATGCCTGTGTTGACTCTCGATCGGCATCTATGAAATCGTTTATGACGGGAAGCAGAAAAACGGCAAGGAAGGCGCGGGCGTCGTTCTGGACTGGGATGGCATACCGGACGACTTGAAAAAAGGGCTCAATCAGCCGGAGGAAGACACGGGAAAAACAGCGCTGGATTTGCTGAATGCACAAGCGTAAGATTCCAAAACGACTCTTCCCGGCCGCTTTCGACCCACTTCGCCGCGGCGGAGTTGATTTTTTTCCGTCCATTTGTTATGATATGAGAATAACTAACGGAATCGGAGGAATCAGGTTTGCGAAAATTAATGGAAGAATTCAGAGCGTTCGCCATGCGCGGCAACGTGGTGGATATGGCGGTCGGCGTCATCATCGGCGGCGCATTCGGAAAAATCGTGTCTTCGCTGGTGTCGGACATCGTGATGCCGGCGCTTTCGCTGATCACCGGAAAAATCAATCTGGCAAAGCTGGCGTTTGTCCTTCCCGCCTCGTCTCCCGGCACCGACCCGATCTCCATCAATTACGGAAATTTTCTTCAGACGGTGCTGGATTTTCTGGTGATTGCTTTCGCCATTTTCATGGCGATCAAGCTGGTCAACCGGGTACATAAAAAGAAAGAAGAAACTCCGCCCCCGGAACCCGGGAAGGAAGAGCTTCTTCTCACCGAAATCAGGGACCTTCTGAAAGAAAAGAACAACGGATAGCTCAGGCTTCGTCTGAACCGTCAGGGAACTGATCCGTTTCGGTTAAAATTGCGCCGCCCGGCGTCAAAAATGCCCGTGATAGGAAAAAGATTTCTGCACTTTTTCCTATTACGGGTAATTTTATCTCAAGAATCCATCGTTTTTTACTTCTTAAACATAGCCTAGCGGTCCCACTTTTTGCACAGCGCGAGGATCTGGTCGGCAAAACGGGCGAGATCCTTGTTTGCGCCTCCCTCGTTGCGCATCACCACCTGAAGCAGCTGCTTTTCCGCCGCCAGCAGGCGGACAAACGCTGAGGAAACCCGATTGACTTTTGTCTTTCGGGCTTCTTTTTCTTCCGCCGGAACCGGCGGCGTTCCGGAATCGGTTTCCGCGTTTGCGACAAGGTCGAACCGGGCCTGGAAATTCGGCACGTAAGTGCGGTAGCCCATCTCTTCCAGCTCTGCGGAAAAAGCCGCGCAGATATGCTCTTCGCCGTGCACGATAAAAACGCGCCGCGGCTTCGGCTGAAACGCGCCCAGCCATTTCAGCAGGCCCGTGTGGTCCGCGTGGCCGCTCATGGCGCGGAAATTGTAGATGTGGGCCTTTACCGCGATCTCTTCGCCGAACAGCTTCACCTGTTTCGCCCCGTCCGCGAGGGCGCGCCCCAGCGTTCCCACGGACTGAAAGCCCACAAACACGACGGCGCATTCGGGGCGCCACAGATTGTGCTTCAGGTGGTGGCGGATGCGCCCGGCCTCGCACATGCCGCTGGAGGAAATGATGACCTTGGGGGCCGGGTCGTCGTTCAGCGCCTTGGAATCCTCTACGCTCTGACTGATGTTGAGGTTGGAAAACGAGATGGGCTGAAATCCTTTTTTCAGAATTTCAATCGACTCGTCGTCGAGATAGCCGGTCAGGTCGCCGCTGTAAATCCGGGTTGCCTCCGCCGCGAGCGGGCTGTCGACGTAGACGGGGAAATCCGGGATGCTTCTGACCAGGCCGCGCTCTTTGATCTCGCGGATAAAATACAGCAGCTCCTGCGTGCGGCCCACCGCGAAGGCGGGGATCACGACGTTTCCGCCCCGCGACAGCGTGCCGTCGATCACCTCTGCAAGCTGAAGAGCGTAATTGTCCGTCTTTTCATGCTCGCGGTCGCCGTACGTCGATTCCATCACGACGTAGTCCGCTTCCCTAATGTACTGGGGGTCGCGGATCAGCGGCTGGTTGACGTTCCCGATGTCGCCGGAGAAAACGATTTTCTTCGTCGTCCCGTTTTCGGTCAGCCACATCTCGACGGATGCGGAGCCGAGCAGGTGGCCCGCATCGACAAAGCGGAAGCGAACCCCGGGCGCGGGCTCGATCATCTCCCCGTAAGGGTAGGGATCAAGAAGCCCCAGCGCCTGTTCTGCCTCCCGGACCGTGTAGAGCGGCTCGATCAGCTCTTTTCCGGCGCGTTTTTCCTTGCGGTTCAGGTTCATGGCATCCATTTCCTGGATATGCGCGCTGTCACGCAACATGATGGAAAGCAGATCGCAGGTGAGGCCGGTCGCGTAGATTTTCCCGTGGAAGCCATCCTTCGCCATCAGCGGCAGGCGGCCGCTGTGGTCGATGTGGGCGTGCGTGCAGATCACGAAATCCACCGCGGCGGGCTGAAAGGGCAGGACACTGTTATCCTGATCGCCCCGGCCCTGCAGAAGCCCGCAGTCGACCAGAAATCTCTGTCCGTTCACGTCGATGCAGTGGCAGCTTCCCGTCACTTCCTTGTCGGCGCCGAAAAAATTCAAATGCAAGAAAATTCCCCTTTTCTGATTCAGTTTCAAGCCGCGGAAAAGGCCGCGCCCGAATTTTAAATTTTTGCTTTCTGCGCCAGAACGCCCTGCCGGTAAGCGTTGAGCAGAAGCGTCAGGTCGAAGATCTTGTTGCTGATGTCGTTGCCGTTGTCCGTGTCCATGACCATCGCGCGCATGTGCTGCGTCTCGAACACGTCGGAATGGGATTCGATATCCTGATTTTCGTCGATCGCCGCTTCCACGCCGCCGAACGGCTGGTGCGACATGATGCGCATCCCGTGCGAATTGTAGATCAGCGTGTAGCCGGCGATCCCGGTCGTGGGGTGGTAAGCCTGGCAGAAACCGCCGTCGATCACGATCAGGCGGCCGCCCGCCTTGATGGGGTTTTCCCCGGAGGTCGCCCGAACCGGGACATGGCCGTTGACGATGTGGGAAAAAGGCGTATCCACGCCGAATTCCCGCAGCAGCATCCGGCAGGTCTCTTCCCGGTTGAAATAGGTGTAATACGCGTTTTTCTTCTCCTTCCAGGCGGACTTGTCGTCGATGAATATGCGCTCGAACGTCGTCATCTTCTCCCGCCCGAACAGAGGCGAATCCTTCCCGCACCACAGATACCACATATAGTCCTGGCAGAATTGTTTGTCCGCGCCGTCTTTCGGCCCGAAATACGCGCGGCGCGCGATTTTGTCGGAAAGGTCCATCAGCTCCTTTCCCTTCGCCAGCCGGTCGCCGATCCGCACGGAAGCGAGGGAGCCATCCGGACGGAGCGGGATGCAGCCGTGGAACAGAAGGTTCTGGTTGAAGCAGAGGTACATGCTGCCCTTGGCGTAAAGGAAGCGCATGTGGCGGTGCAGCCGCTCGCTCTCGCGGAAGCCCAGCACGAGGCCATCCATGATCTGCCGCTCCTGCGGCGTGAGCTCATAGGGGTATTCGCGGCTGACCGTCGGGAAAAACACGGTGTTCATCCGGTAGGTTTTTCCGTCGATCTCGATGCTCCGGTTTTCATAGTCGATCTTATGCAGCAGAAGGCGGCTTTCCATTTCGTATTCCGGGTGGCGCAGGATCACCGCGCCCTCGAGCTTGAACAGGATGACGGAGATCGCCTTTTTGATCGCCTGCGTCAGGTCCCCGCAGTCGGTGTACGTCTCCTTTGCAAACATCGCGAGCTCGCGCAGGCTGACCCCGTACCCCTGCTCCAAAGTCGCCAGATTGCCGTGGGCGACGCAGTTCTTCACGACTGTGGCGACGCAGGCCTCGCTGCCGCAGGCCGCGCCCATCCACAGGATGTCGTGGTTGCCCCACTCGATGTCGACGGCGTGGTGCTTCATCAGAAGGTCCATGATGCTGTCCGCGCCCGGGCCGCGGTCGAAAATATCGCCGACAATGTGGAGCCGGTCGACCGCCAGGCGCTTGATCAGCGAAGAGATTGCGGAGATGAATTCATCCGCGTTGCTGATGCCGATGATCGTGTCGATGATCTTCGCGTGGTACACCAGCTGATTGCTGTTCTCGTCGGGCTGGGCGTGCAGGAGCTCGTCGATGATGTAGCTGAATTCCGGCGGCAGCGCCTTGCGGACCTTGGACCGCGTGTACTTCGACGCCGTCACCTTGCACACCTCGATCAGCTGGCGAAGCGTCTTCTGGTACCAGGCATCCATATTCTTCGTCTTTTTCTTCACCCTGCGCAGCTTCTGTTCCGGGTAATAGATCAGCGTGCACAGCTCCGAGCGCTCCTGAGCGCTGAGCCTGCCGCCGAATACGGCGTCCACCTTTTCCCGGATGACGCCGGAGCAGTTGTTGAGGATGTGGTAAAACGCCTCGTATTCGCCGTGCAGGTCGCTCATAAAATGCTCGGTGCCCTTCGGAAGGTTCAGGATCGCCTGAAGGTTGATGATCTCTGTGCAGACATCCTGAATCGTCGGGTATTTCTCGGAAAGAAGCTTTAAGTACTTGATTTCATCATGAGACAGATGATATTCCGAATTACTCATATTGCCTCCCCTTTTTCAATCGGACAAAATCAGTTCCACGGGGCAGTGGTCGCTGCCCTGCACTTCGGAACAGACGATGCTGTCGCGAAGGCGGCCGCGGAGCCGCTCCGAAATCAGAAAATAATCGATGCGCCATCCCGCGTTGCTGCTGCGGGAATGATACAGATACGACCACCAGGTATAGACCCCCGCTTTGTCCGGGTACAGCTCGCGGAACGTATCCAGAAACCCGCACGCGAGCAGCTCGGTCATTTTCCCGCGCTCTTCATAGGAAAAGCCCGCGTTCCCCACGTTGCTCTTCGGGTTTTTCAGGTCGATTTCATGGTGCGCGACGTTCATGTCCCCACAGACGACGACCGGCTTTTTCGAATCCAGCTCCATCACGTAATCGCGGAACGCGTCGTCCCACGACATGCGGTAGTCCAGGCGAACCAGATCGCGCTGGGAATTGGGCGTGTAGACGTTGACGAGATAAAGGTCATCCCATTCCAGCGTGACGGCCCGCCCCTCGCCCGCGTGGGAGCCAATATCGTAAAAAACGGAAAGCGGTTCCCGTCTGCTGAAAACCGCCGTCCCGGAATATCCCTTTTTCTCGGCGGAATTCCAGTACTGCCGGTAGCCCGGCAGCTCCAGCTCCGCCTGTTCCGGCTGCATCTTCGTTTCCTGCACGCAGAAAACATCCGCGCCGCTCTCCCGGAAAAAATCCAGGAACCCCTTGTTCATGCAGGCGCGCAGCCCGTTGACGTTCCAGGACACAAATTTCATAGGCACATCTCCTTCGACCGTTTTTTCTTTCTCTGACTACTTTATCATGTAATTATAACATAATTATTAAGAATCGAAATTTTGGCCGGAGGAAAAAATATTTTTCAGACAAAACGACGAAAAAAAAAGCGGGCAGGGCGCGATTGCTTTTCCGTTCCGCCTGACAGCCTGCTTTTTTATGATTCAGAACCGCTCGATTCCGTCCTTCGTCACCCGCGCGCGGATGAGCGGCCGCTTCTGCGGGGGCTCAGGCCCGACGCATACGGCGCCTTGAAAACGCTGCGCCGCCGCGCGGCAGCGCTCCGGGCTTTCCGCGAACAGCTCGGCCGCCGGGGCCCCCTTCTTCACGAAATCCCCCGGCTTGCAGCGGAGGATGATTCCCGCGGCGTGATCCACCGCGTCCTCCTTCTTTTCACGTCCGGCCCCCAGAAGCACAGAGGTTTCCCCGCAGAGAAGCGCGTCGACCGACGCCACATACCCCGTTTCCGGCGCCGGAACGATCAGCGAAGCCCCGG
This window of the Ruminococcaceae bacterium BL-6 genome carries:
- a CDS encoding Metallo-beta-lactamase family protein, RNA-specific; translation: MHLNFFGADKEVTGSCHCIDVNGQRFLVDCGLLQGRGDQDNSVLPFQPAAVDFVICTHAHIDHSGRLPLMAKDGFHGKIYATGLTCDLLSIMLRDSAHIQEMDAMNLNRKEKRAGKELIEPLYTVREAEQALGLLDPYPYGEMIEPAPGVRFRFVDAGHLLGSASVEMWLTENGTTKKIVFSGDIGNVNQPLIRDPQYIREADYVVMESTYGDREHEKTDNYALQLAEVIDGTLSRGGNVVIPAFAVGRTQELLYFIREIKERGLVRSIPDFPVYVDSPLAAEATRIYSGDLTGYLDDESIEILKKGFQPISFSNLNISQSVEDSKALNDDPAPKVIISSSGMCEAGRIRHHLKHNLWRPECAVVFVGFQSVGTLGRALADGAKQVKLFGEEIAVKAHIYNFRAMSGHADHTGLLKWLGAFQPKPRRVFIVHGEEHICAAFSAELEEMGYRTYVPNFQARFDLVANAETDSGTPPVPAEEKEARKTKVNRVSSAFVRLLAAEKQLLQVVMRNEGGANKDLARFADQILALCKKWDR
- the mscL gene encoding mechanosensitive channel (Evidence 2a : Function from experimental evidences in other organisms; PubMedId : 10202137, 10352145, 14671322, 7511799, 8063098, 8412700, 8890153, 9756908, 9856938; Product type t : transporter), which codes for MRKLMEEFRAFAMRGNVVDMAVGVIIGGAFGKIVSSLVSDIVMPALSLITGKINLAKLAFVLPASSPGTDPISINYGNFLQTVLDFLVIAFAIFMAIKLVNRVHKKKEETPPPEPGKEELLLTEIRDLLKEKNNG
- a CDS encoding 2-hydroxyglutaryl-CoA dehydratase, with product MAELKRDRTGRILFTKEMKKEYTLLCPMMARIHFELFVNIFRNCGYKMELLTNDGPNVVQEGLKYVHNDTCYPALLVIGQFIDALKSGKYDLDRTALVITQTGGGCRASNYVHLLRKALRKAGMENIPVVSLNLSGLEHNPGFQVTLPMLRKIIAGLVYGDTLMLLNNQVKPYENHKGESELLVKKWISGLSAQFNGGRGYSLKQQKKNLDDIVSDFARIPVTRVPKIRVGIVGEIFVKYAPLGNNNLEDFLASQDCEVNVPGILSFALFKFDNRLDDIRLYGGNPAKFAVVKMLMDYLLQMQQILIAAVKKQPCFQAPVPYAHTRELVKNVIGYGAKMGEGWLLTAEMLELVESGFENIVCAQPFGCLPNHICGKGMIRRIKEEDERANIVPIDYDPSATRVNQENRIKLMLAVARENLDKKLKEELKKGA
- the exoA gene encoding apurinic/apyrimidinic endonuclease (Evidence 2a : Function from experimental evidences in other organisms; PubMedId : 10540738, 16237020, 18203828, 21441501, 24244006, 24914186, 30726292; Product type e : enzyme); this translates as MKFVSWNVNGLRACMNKGFLDFFRESGADVFCVQETKMQPEQAELELPGYRQYWNSAEKKGYSGTAVFSRREPLSVFYDIGSHAGEGRAVTLEWDDLYLVNVYTPNSQRDLVRLDYRMSWDDAFRDYVMELDSKKPVVVCGDMNVAHHEIDLKNPKSNVGNAGFSYEERGKMTELLACGFLDTFRELYPDKAGVYTWWSYLYHSRSSNAGWRIDYFLISERLRGRLRDSIVCSEVQGSDHCPVELILSD
- the fbp gene encoding Fructose-1,6-bisphosphatase class 3, producing the protein MSNSEYHLSHDEIKYLKLLSEKYPTIQDVCTEIINLQAILNLPKGTEHFMSDLHGEYEAFYHILNNCSGVIREKVDAVFGGRLSAQERSELCTLIYYPEQKLRRVKKKTKNMDAWYQKTLRQLIEVCKVTASKYTRSKVRKALPPEFSYIIDELLHAQPDENSNQLVYHAKIIDTIIGISNADEFISAISSLIKRLAVDRLHIVGDIFDRGPGADSIMDLLMKHHAVDIEWGNHDILWMGAACGSEACVATVVKNCVAHGNLATLEQGYGVSLRELAMFAKETYTDCGDLTQAIKKAISVILFKLEGAVILRHPEYEMESRLLLHKIDYENRSIEIDGKTYRMNTVFFPTVSREYPYELTPQERQIMDGLVLGFRESERLHRHMRFLYAKGSMYLCFNQNLLFHGCIPLRPDGSLASVRIGDRLAKGKELMDLSDKIARRAYFGPKDGADKQFCQDYMWYLWCGKDSPLFGREKMTTFERIFIDDKSAWKEKKNAYYTYFNREETCRMLLREFGVDTPFSHIVNGHVPVRATSGENPIKAGGRLIVIDGGFCQAYHPTTGIAGYTLIYNSHGMRIMSHQPFGGVEAAIDENQDIESHSDVFETQHMRAMVMDTDNGNDISNKIFDLTLLLNAYRQGVLAQKAKI
- a CDS encoding protein of unknown function (Evidence 5 : Unknown function) — translated: MKKGLNQPEEDTGKTALDLLNAQA